In one window of Festucalex cinctus isolate MCC-2025b chromosome 14, RoL_Fcin_1.0, whole genome shotgun sequence DNA:
- the ppm1ba gene encoding protein phosphatase 1B isoform X1 yields MGAFLDKPKTEKHNAHGEGNGIRYGLSSMQGWRVEMEDAHTAALGLPAPGLTDWSFFAVYDGHAGSRVANYCSKHLLEHIISASFPPAPPDASESATDAPPAEVAPTVEAVKAGIRAGFLRIDEHMRSFTDLRNGMDRSGSTAVGVLLSPEHFFFMNCGDSRAVLYRNSQVCFSTHDHKPCNPRERERIQNAGGSVMIQRVNGSLAVSRALGDYDYKCVVGRGPTEQLVSPEPEVYEMLRTPEQDQFVVLACDGIWDVMSNEELCEFVKSRLEVSDDLERVCNEVVDTCLHKGSRDNMSVVLVCLPNTPKVSEEAVRRDAEINQYLESRVEAMMSRPANEGFPDLATVMRNLSTDGGMPALPPGGGLASKQSVIEAVYNSLSPYREEEGVSIRCAIQDFVASSSCDKSK; encoded by the exons ATGGGTGCCTTCCTGGACAAGCCCAAAACGGAGAAGCACAACGCCCACGGCGAAGGGAACGGCATCCGCTACGGGCTGAGCTCCATGCAGGGCTGGCGCGTGGAGATGGAAGATGCTCACACGGCCGCACTGGGGCTGCCTGCGCCCGGTCTGACGGACTGGTCCTTTTTCGCCGTCTACGACGGCCACGCCGGCTCCAGGGTGGCCAACTACTGCTCCAAGCACCTCCTGGAGCACATAATCAGCGCCAGTTTCCCGCCGGCCCCGCCGGACGCCTCGGAGAGCGCGACCGACGCGCCTCCGGCAGAGGTGGCCCCCACGGTGGAGGCGGTGAAAGCCGGCATCCGGGCGGGCTTCCTGCGGATCGACGAGCACATGCGCAGCTTCACGGACCTGCGCAACGGCATGGACCGGAGCGGCTCCACGGCCGTGGGCGTCCTCCTCTCGCCCGAGCACTTCTTCTTCATGAACTGCGGCGACTCGCGCGCCGTTTTGTACCGAAACTCCCAAGTGTGCTTCTCCACGCACGACCACAAGCCTTGCAACCCGCGTGAGCGGGAGCGCATCCAGAACGCCGGCGGGTCCGTCATGATCCAGCGAGTGAACGGGTCGCTGGCCGTCTCCCGGGCCTTGGGGGACTACGACTACAAGTGCGTGGTCGGCAGGGGCCCCACCGAGCAGCTGGTGAGCCCCGAGCCGGAGGTTTACGAGATGCTTCGGACCCCCGAGCAGGATCAGTTTGTGGTCCTGGCGTGCGACGGGATCTGGGACGTCATGTCCAACGAGGAGCTGTGCGAGTTTGTCAAATCGAGGCTGGAGGTGTCCGACGACCTGGAGAGAGTCTGCAATGAAGTGGTGGACACCTGCCTGCACAAG GGGAGCCGGGATAACATGAGTGTTGTGTTAGTGTGTTTGCCCAACACTCCCAAAGTGTCGGAGGAAGCTGTGAGGAGAGATGCAGAAATCAACCAGTACCTGGAGTCTCGCGTGGAAG CGATGATGTCTCGGCCGGCCAACGAGGGCTTTCCCGACCTGGCCACGGTGATGAGGAACCTGTCCACTGACGGCGGCATGCCGGCTCTGCCGCCAGGGGGAGGCCTTGCCAGCAA
- the ppm1ba gene encoding protein phosphatase 1B isoform X2, translating to MGAFLDKPKTEKHNAHGEGNGIRYGLSSMQGWRVEMEDAHTAALGLPAPGLTDWSFFAVYDGHAGSRVANYCSKHLLEHIISASFPPAPPDASESATDAPPAEVAPTVEAVKAGIRAGFLRIDEHMRSFTDLRNGMDRSGSTAVGVLLSPEHFFFMNCGDSRAVLYRNSQVCFSTHDHKPCNPRERERIQNAGGSVMIQRVNGSLAVSRALGDYDYKCVVGRGPTEQLVSPEPEVYEMLRTPEQDQFVVLACDGIWDVMSNEELCEFVKSRLEVSDDLERVCNEVVDTCLHKGSRDNMSVVLVCLPNTPKVSEEAVRRDAEINQYLESRVEAMMSRPANEGFPDLATVMRNLSTDGGMPALPPGGGLASKQSVIEAVYNSLSPYREEEGVTCPSCCPLITGPRP from the exons ATGGGTGCCTTCCTGGACAAGCCCAAAACGGAGAAGCACAACGCCCACGGCGAAGGGAACGGCATCCGCTACGGGCTGAGCTCCATGCAGGGCTGGCGCGTGGAGATGGAAGATGCTCACACGGCCGCACTGGGGCTGCCTGCGCCCGGTCTGACGGACTGGTCCTTTTTCGCCGTCTACGACGGCCACGCCGGCTCCAGGGTGGCCAACTACTGCTCCAAGCACCTCCTGGAGCACATAATCAGCGCCAGTTTCCCGCCGGCCCCGCCGGACGCCTCGGAGAGCGCGACCGACGCGCCTCCGGCAGAGGTGGCCCCCACGGTGGAGGCGGTGAAAGCCGGCATCCGGGCGGGCTTCCTGCGGATCGACGAGCACATGCGCAGCTTCACGGACCTGCGCAACGGCATGGACCGGAGCGGCTCCACGGCCGTGGGCGTCCTCCTCTCGCCCGAGCACTTCTTCTTCATGAACTGCGGCGACTCGCGCGCCGTTTTGTACCGAAACTCCCAAGTGTGCTTCTCCACGCACGACCACAAGCCTTGCAACCCGCGTGAGCGGGAGCGCATCCAGAACGCCGGCGGGTCCGTCATGATCCAGCGAGTGAACGGGTCGCTGGCCGTCTCCCGGGCCTTGGGGGACTACGACTACAAGTGCGTGGTCGGCAGGGGCCCCACCGAGCAGCTGGTGAGCCCCGAGCCGGAGGTTTACGAGATGCTTCGGACCCCCGAGCAGGATCAGTTTGTGGTCCTGGCGTGCGACGGGATCTGGGACGTCATGTCCAACGAGGAGCTGTGCGAGTTTGTCAAATCGAGGCTGGAGGTGTCCGACGACCTGGAGAGAGTCTGCAATGAAGTGGTGGACACCTGCCTGCACAAG GGGAGCCGGGATAACATGAGTGTTGTGTTAGTGTGTTTGCCCAACACTCCCAAAGTGTCGGAGGAAGCTGTGAGGAGAGATGCAGAAATCAACCAGTACCTGGAGTCTCGCGTGGAAG CGATGATGTCTCGGCCGGCCAACGAGGGCTTTCCCGACCTGGCCACGGTGATGAGGAACCTGTCCACTGACGGCGGCATGCCGGCTCTGCCGCCAGGGGGAGGCCTTGCCAGCAA
- the ppm1ba gene encoding protein phosphatase 1B isoform X3, which translates to MGAFLDKPKTEKHNAHGEGNGIRYGLSSMQGWRVEMEDAHTAALGLPAPGLTDWSFFAVYDGHAGSRVANYCSKHLLEHIISASFPPAPPDASESATDAPPAEVAPTVEAVKAGIRAGFLRIDEHMRSFTDLRNGMDRSGSTAVGVLLSPEHFFFMNCGDSRAVLYRNSQVCFSTHDHKPCNPRERERIQNAGGSVMIQRVNGSLAVSRALGDYDYKCVVGRGPTEQLVSPEPEVYEMLRTPEQDQFVVLACDGIWDVMSNEELCEFVKSRLEVSDDLERVCNEVVDTCLHKGSRDNMSVVLVCLPNTPKVSEEAVRRDAEINQYLESRVEAMMSRPANEGFPDLATVMRNLSTDGGMPALPPGGGLASKQSVIEAVYNSLSPYREEEGSGANLECHW; encoded by the exons ATGGGTGCCTTCCTGGACAAGCCCAAAACGGAGAAGCACAACGCCCACGGCGAAGGGAACGGCATCCGCTACGGGCTGAGCTCCATGCAGGGCTGGCGCGTGGAGATGGAAGATGCTCACACGGCCGCACTGGGGCTGCCTGCGCCCGGTCTGACGGACTGGTCCTTTTTCGCCGTCTACGACGGCCACGCCGGCTCCAGGGTGGCCAACTACTGCTCCAAGCACCTCCTGGAGCACATAATCAGCGCCAGTTTCCCGCCGGCCCCGCCGGACGCCTCGGAGAGCGCGACCGACGCGCCTCCGGCAGAGGTGGCCCCCACGGTGGAGGCGGTGAAAGCCGGCATCCGGGCGGGCTTCCTGCGGATCGACGAGCACATGCGCAGCTTCACGGACCTGCGCAACGGCATGGACCGGAGCGGCTCCACGGCCGTGGGCGTCCTCCTCTCGCCCGAGCACTTCTTCTTCATGAACTGCGGCGACTCGCGCGCCGTTTTGTACCGAAACTCCCAAGTGTGCTTCTCCACGCACGACCACAAGCCTTGCAACCCGCGTGAGCGGGAGCGCATCCAGAACGCCGGCGGGTCCGTCATGATCCAGCGAGTGAACGGGTCGCTGGCCGTCTCCCGGGCCTTGGGGGACTACGACTACAAGTGCGTGGTCGGCAGGGGCCCCACCGAGCAGCTGGTGAGCCCCGAGCCGGAGGTTTACGAGATGCTTCGGACCCCCGAGCAGGATCAGTTTGTGGTCCTGGCGTGCGACGGGATCTGGGACGTCATGTCCAACGAGGAGCTGTGCGAGTTTGTCAAATCGAGGCTGGAGGTGTCCGACGACCTGGAGAGAGTCTGCAATGAAGTGGTGGACACCTGCCTGCACAAG GGGAGCCGGGATAACATGAGTGTTGTGTTAGTGTGTTTGCCCAACACTCCCAAAGTGTCGGAGGAAGCTGTGAGGAGAGATGCAGAAATCAACCAGTACCTGGAGTCTCGCGTGGAAG CGATGATGTCTCGGCCGGCCAACGAGGGCTTTCCCGACCTGGCCACGGTGATGAGGAACCTGTCCACTGACGGCGGCATGCCGGCTCTGCCGCCAGGGGGAGGCCTTGCCAGCAA
- the ppm1ba gene encoding protein phosphatase 1B isoform X6 — protein sequence MGAFLDKPKTEKHNAHGEGNGIRYGLSSMQGWRVEMEDAHTAALGLPAPGLTDWSFFAVYDGHAGSRVANYCSKHLLEHIISASFPPAPPDASESATDAPPAEVAPTVEAVKAGIRAGFLRIDEHMRSFTDLRNGMDRSGSTAVGVLLSPEHFFFMNCGDSRAVLYRNSQVCFSTHDHKPCNPRERERIQNAGGSVMIQRVNGSLAVSRALGDYDYKCVVGRGPTEQLVSPEPEVYEMLRTPEQDQFVVLACDGIWDVMSNEELCEFVKSRLEVSDDLERVCNEVVDTCLHKGSRDNMSVVLVCLPNTPKVSEEAVRRDAEINQYLESRVEAMMSRPANEGFPDLATVMRNLSTDGGMPALPPGGGLASK from the exons ATGGGTGCCTTCCTGGACAAGCCCAAAACGGAGAAGCACAACGCCCACGGCGAAGGGAACGGCATCCGCTACGGGCTGAGCTCCATGCAGGGCTGGCGCGTGGAGATGGAAGATGCTCACACGGCCGCACTGGGGCTGCCTGCGCCCGGTCTGACGGACTGGTCCTTTTTCGCCGTCTACGACGGCCACGCCGGCTCCAGGGTGGCCAACTACTGCTCCAAGCACCTCCTGGAGCACATAATCAGCGCCAGTTTCCCGCCGGCCCCGCCGGACGCCTCGGAGAGCGCGACCGACGCGCCTCCGGCAGAGGTGGCCCCCACGGTGGAGGCGGTGAAAGCCGGCATCCGGGCGGGCTTCCTGCGGATCGACGAGCACATGCGCAGCTTCACGGACCTGCGCAACGGCATGGACCGGAGCGGCTCCACGGCCGTGGGCGTCCTCCTCTCGCCCGAGCACTTCTTCTTCATGAACTGCGGCGACTCGCGCGCCGTTTTGTACCGAAACTCCCAAGTGTGCTTCTCCACGCACGACCACAAGCCTTGCAACCCGCGTGAGCGGGAGCGCATCCAGAACGCCGGCGGGTCCGTCATGATCCAGCGAGTGAACGGGTCGCTGGCCGTCTCCCGGGCCTTGGGGGACTACGACTACAAGTGCGTGGTCGGCAGGGGCCCCACCGAGCAGCTGGTGAGCCCCGAGCCGGAGGTTTACGAGATGCTTCGGACCCCCGAGCAGGATCAGTTTGTGGTCCTGGCGTGCGACGGGATCTGGGACGTCATGTCCAACGAGGAGCTGTGCGAGTTTGTCAAATCGAGGCTGGAGGTGTCCGACGACCTGGAGAGAGTCTGCAATGAAGTGGTGGACACCTGCCTGCACAAG GGGAGCCGGGATAACATGAGTGTTGTGTTAGTGTGTTTGCCCAACACTCCCAAAGTGTCGGAGGAAGCTGTGAGGAGAGATGCAGAAATCAACCAGTACCTGGAGTCTCGCGTGGAAG CGATGATGTCTCGGCCGGCCAACGAGGGCTTTCCCGACCTGGCCACGGTGATGAGGAACCTGTCCACTGACGGCGGCATGCCGGCTCTGCCGCCAGGGGGAGGCCTTGCCAGCAAGTAA
- the ppm1ba gene encoding protein phosphatase 1B isoform X4, which produces MGAFLDKPKTEKHNAHGEGNGIRYGLSSMQGWRVEMEDAHTAALGLPAPGLTDWSFFAVYDGHAGSRVANYCSKHLLEHIISASFPPAPPDASESATDAPPAEVAPTVEAVKAGIRAGFLRIDEHMRSFTDLRNGMDRSGSTAVGVLLSPEHFFFMNCGDSRAVLYRNSQVCFSTHDHKPCNPRERERIQNAGGSVMIQRVNGSLAVSRALGDYDYKCVVGRGPTEQLVSPEPEVYEMLRTPEQDQFVVLACDGIWDVMSNEELCEFVKSRLEVSDDLERVCNEVVDTCLHKGSRDNMSVVLVCLPNTPKVSEEAVRRDAEINQYLESRVEAMMSRPANEGFPDLATVMRNLSTDGGMPALPPGGGLASKQSVIEAVYNSLSPYREEEGPSCFIW; this is translated from the exons ATGGGTGCCTTCCTGGACAAGCCCAAAACGGAGAAGCACAACGCCCACGGCGAAGGGAACGGCATCCGCTACGGGCTGAGCTCCATGCAGGGCTGGCGCGTGGAGATGGAAGATGCTCACACGGCCGCACTGGGGCTGCCTGCGCCCGGTCTGACGGACTGGTCCTTTTTCGCCGTCTACGACGGCCACGCCGGCTCCAGGGTGGCCAACTACTGCTCCAAGCACCTCCTGGAGCACATAATCAGCGCCAGTTTCCCGCCGGCCCCGCCGGACGCCTCGGAGAGCGCGACCGACGCGCCTCCGGCAGAGGTGGCCCCCACGGTGGAGGCGGTGAAAGCCGGCATCCGGGCGGGCTTCCTGCGGATCGACGAGCACATGCGCAGCTTCACGGACCTGCGCAACGGCATGGACCGGAGCGGCTCCACGGCCGTGGGCGTCCTCCTCTCGCCCGAGCACTTCTTCTTCATGAACTGCGGCGACTCGCGCGCCGTTTTGTACCGAAACTCCCAAGTGTGCTTCTCCACGCACGACCACAAGCCTTGCAACCCGCGTGAGCGGGAGCGCATCCAGAACGCCGGCGGGTCCGTCATGATCCAGCGAGTGAACGGGTCGCTGGCCGTCTCCCGGGCCTTGGGGGACTACGACTACAAGTGCGTGGTCGGCAGGGGCCCCACCGAGCAGCTGGTGAGCCCCGAGCCGGAGGTTTACGAGATGCTTCGGACCCCCGAGCAGGATCAGTTTGTGGTCCTGGCGTGCGACGGGATCTGGGACGTCATGTCCAACGAGGAGCTGTGCGAGTTTGTCAAATCGAGGCTGGAGGTGTCCGACGACCTGGAGAGAGTCTGCAATGAAGTGGTGGACACCTGCCTGCACAAG GGGAGCCGGGATAACATGAGTGTTGTGTTAGTGTGTTTGCCCAACACTCCCAAAGTGTCGGAGGAAGCTGTGAGGAGAGATGCAGAAATCAACCAGTACCTGGAGTCTCGCGTGGAAG CGATGATGTCTCGGCCGGCCAACGAGGGCTTTCCCGACCTGGCCACGGTGATGAGGAACCTGTCCACTGACGGCGGCATGCCGGCTCTGCCGCCAGGGGGAGGCCTTGCCAGCAA
- the ppm1ba gene encoding protein phosphatase 1B isoform X5, with amino-acid sequence MGAFLDKPKTEKHNAHGEGNGIRYGLSSMQGWRVEMEDAHTAALGLPAPGLTDWSFFAVYDGHAGSRVANYCSKHLLEHIISASFPPAPPDASESATDAPPAEVAPTVEAVKAGIRAGFLRIDEHMRSFTDLRNGMDRSGSTAVGVLLSPEHFFFMNCGDSRAVLYRNSQVCFSTHDHKPCNPRERERIQNAGGSVMIQRVNGSLAVSRALGDYDYKCVVGRGPTEQLVSPEPEVYEMLRTPEQDQFVVLACDGIWDVMSNEELCEFVKSRLEVSDDLERVCNEVVDTCLHKGSRDNMSVVLVCLPNTPKVSEEAVRRDAEINQYLESRVEAMMSRPANEGFPDLATVMRNLSTDGGMPALPPGGGLASKQSVIEAVYNSLSPYREEEGPSCFI; translated from the exons ATGGGTGCCTTCCTGGACAAGCCCAAAACGGAGAAGCACAACGCCCACGGCGAAGGGAACGGCATCCGCTACGGGCTGAGCTCCATGCAGGGCTGGCGCGTGGAGATGGAAGATGCTCACACGGCCGCACTGGGGCTGCCTGCGCCCGGTCTGACGGACTGGTCCTTTTTCGCCGTCTACGACGGCCACGCCGGCTCCAGGGTGGCCAACTACTGCTCCAAGCACCTCCTGGAGCACATAATCAGCGCCAGTTTCCCGCCGGCCCCGCCGGACGCCTCGGAGAGCGCGACCGACGCGCCTCCGGCAGAGGTGGCCCCCACGGTGGAGGCGGTGAAAGCCGGCATCCGGGCGGGCTTCCTGCGGATCGACGAGCACATGCGCAGCTTCACGGACCTGCGCAACGGCATGGACCGGAGCGGCTCCACGGCCGTGGGCGTCCTCCTCTCGCCCGAGCACTTCTTCTTCATGAACTGCGGCGACTCGCGCGCCGTTTTGTACCGAAACTCCCAAGTGTGCTTCTCCACGCACGACCACAAGCCTTGCAACCCGCGTGAGCGGGAGCGCATCCAGAACGCCGGCGGGTCCGTCATGATCCAGCGAGTGAACGGGTCGCTGGCCGTCTCCCGGGCCTTGGGGGACTACGACTACAAGTGCGTGGTCGGCAGGGGCCCCACCGAGCAGCTGGTGAGCCCCGAGCCGGAGGTTTACGAGATGCTTCGGACCCCCGAGCAGGATCAGTTTGTGGTCCTGGCGTGCGACGGGATCTGGGACGTCATGTCCAACGAGGAGCTGTGCGAGTTTGTCAAATCGAGGCTGGAGGTGTCCGACGACCTGGAGAGAGTCTGCAATGAAGTGGTGGACACCTGCCTGCACAAG GGGAGCCGGGATAACATGAGTGTTGTGTTAGTGTGTTTGCCCAACACTCCCAAAGTGTCGGAGGAAGCTGTGAGGAGAGATGCAGAAATCAACCAGTACCTGGAGTCTCGCGTGGAAG CGATGATGTCTCGGCCGGCCAACGAGGGCTTTCCCGACCTGGCCACGGTGATGAGGAACCTGTCCACTGACGGCGGCATGCCGGCTCTGCCGCCAGGGGGAGGCCTTGCCAGCAA